One segment of Sesamum indicum cultivar Zhongzhi No. 13 linkage group LG4, S_indicum_v1.0, whole genome shotgun sequence DNA contains the following:
- the LOC105160800 gene encoding tRNA (guanine(26)-N(2))-dimethyltransferase, with translation MFSLPVKPLTPFTSLSSKPLNPPKCCKSQPQIERGLSFDVGDTFFRHESSTGRDLGVLSAAIYKKSHNALRVLDAMCGCGIRSMRYLVEADADFVLANDANHECGGVISGNLERADREKKRWVVKHSDANRVLTECYLERDFFDLIDVDSFGSESSYLRAAMCAVKLDGLLYVTSTDGYSSGGHRPEHTLAAYGAYVKHMPYSNEIGLRMLIGGAMREASVLGYQVVPLFSYYSYHGPVFRAMLQIRRGKYPNKRHYSFISYCIQCGNSQAFSWGELGQMRCSCNNVPGSLIVSGPLWTGPLHSASFLTEMLNLAGQWGWTSNKTGKHLETLLKRMIDESDPVLPFGYIRLDEISSRAKVNSPPLDSVLCTLHKEGYAACRSHIASNAIKTNCPMVDCVRLVKELQQCPETGEGKLHHAIEI, from the exons ATGTTTTCTCTTCCCGTTAAACCTCTGACTCCTTTCACTTCTCTCTCATCCAAACCCCTAAACCCTCCCAAATGCTGCAAATCCCAACCCCAAATTGAAAGGGGCCTCTCTTTTGACGTCGGAGACACCTTCTTCCGCCACGAAAGCTCCACCGGCCGTGACCTCGGCGTGCTTTCCGCCGCAATTTACAAGAAATCCCACAATGCCCTCCGGGTGCTCGACGCAATGTGTGGTTGCGGAATTCGCTCTATGCGGTATCTGGTTGAAGCTGATGCTGACTTTGTGCTGGCCAACGATGCGAATCACGAGTGCGGCGGGGTTATTTCAGGGAATTTGGAGAGGGCGGATAGGGAAAAGAAGAGATGGGTGGTTAAGCATTCGGATGCGAACCGGGTTTTGACGGAGTGTTATTTGGAACGGGATTTTTTTGACTTGATTGATGTGGATTCTTTTGGGAGTGAGTCGAGTTACTTGAGGGCGGCGATGTGTGCTGTGAAGTTGGATGGGCTTTTGTATGTCACTTCTACTGATGGGTACTCGTCTGGCGGGCACCGGCCTGAACA TACTTTGGCTGCATATGGAGCATATGTTAAGCATATGCCATACTCAAATGAGATTGGATTAAGAATGCTCATAGGTGGGGCTATGCGGGAGGCTTCTGTGTTGGGTTATCAGGTCGTGCCACTTTTCTCGTACTACTCGTACCATGGCCCCGTGTTTAGGGCAATGCTCCAGATTAGGCGTGGCAAGTATCCCAATAAGAG GCATTATAGTTtcatcagctactgcattcaATGTGGAAATTCTCAGGCATTCTCATGGGGTGAACTTGGTCAGATGAGGTGCTCTTGCAATAAC GTTCCAGGTTCGCTTATTGTTTCAGGGCCCCTTTGGACAGGACCTCTTCACAGTGCATCTTTTCTTACTGAAATGCTAAACTTGGCTGGACAATGGGGTTGGACAAGCAACAAAACAGGAAAACATCTCGAAACATTGTTAAAACGAATGATTGATGAAAGTGACCCTGTATTGCCATTTGGATACATCAGACTTGATGAG ATATCAAGTCGAGCGAAGGTTAATTCCCCTCCCTTAGATTCTGTATTGTGCACATTACACAAG GAAGGGTATGCTGCTTGCAGATCACATATTGCCTCTAATGCAATCAAGACAAACTGTCCTATGGTTGATTGTGTGAGGCTTGTGAAGGAACTTCAACAGTGTCCAGAGACTGGTGAAGGAAAGTTGCATCATGCTATTGAAATATAA
- the LOC105160802 gene encoding NPL4-like protein 2: MMIRIRSRDGLERVSIENPVATVAKLKSEIESQLRVPVHAQILSTNQNLLLAKTPNDLTQFTDMSDPNTLISSLNIAHGSIIFLAYEGERTVAGPAFHPAGSFGKKMTMDDLIAKQMRITRQENPHCELVSFDRDAANAFQHYVNETLAFAVKRGGFMYGTVSEEGKVEVDFIYEPPQQGTEENLILLRDPDEEKLVEAIALGLGMRKVGFIFTQTISQDKKDYTMSNAEILQAVELHAEGDLKEWVTAVVKLEVNEDGGADVHFEAFQMSDMCVRLFKEGWFERDIQEEIDPKLSRMTKDVVVGGKDTREVDNDFFLVVVKIFDHQGPLSSTFPIENRKSPVTMKALKNHLDRAKGLPFVKRISDFHLLLLLARFLDINADVPALAGCVQTQATVPEGYQLLIESLASAS; this comes from the exons ATGATGATCAGAATCCGGAGCCGCGATGGTTTGGAGCGGGTTTCAATTGAAAATCCCGTAGCCACCGTCGCCAAACTCAAGTCGGAGATCGAGTCCCAGCTCCGAGTTCCTGTTCACGCCCAAATCCTCTCCACGAACCAAAATTTACTCCTAGCGAAAACCCCAAATGATTTGACCCAGTTCACCGATATGTCCGACCCGAATACGTTGATCTCTTCCCTTAATATTGCCCATGGCTCGATTATATTTTTAGCTTACGAAGGCGAGCGCACTGTTGCAGGCCCAGCTTTTCACCCCGCGGGTTCGTTTGGTAAGAAGATGACCATGGATGACTTAATTGCGAAGCAAATGAGAATTACGCGGCAGGAGAACCCGCATTGTGAGCTTGTGTCCTTTGATCGTGATGCTGCGAATGCCTTCCAGCATTATGTGAATGAGACTTTGGCTTTTGCTGTGAAGCGTGGGGGTTTTATGTATGGAACAGTGTCGGAGGAGGGGAAAGTGGAGGTGGATTTTATATATGAGCCGCCCCAACAGGGAACAGAGGAGAATCTGATACTTCTAAGGGATCCTGATGAGGAGAAGTTGGTTGAGGCCATTGCGTTGGGATTGGGAATGAGAAAGGTGGGGTTTATATTTACCCAGACTATCAGTCAGGACAAGAAGGATTACACAATGTCAAATGCAGAGATTTTGCAGGCAGTTGAGCTGCACGCAGAGGGGGACTTGAAAGAGTGGGTGACTGCCGTGGTGAAACTAGAGGTGAATGAGGATGGGGGAGCAGATGTACATTTTGAGGCTTTTCAGATGAGCGACATGTGTGTTCGGTTGTTTAAGGAAGGGTGGTTTGAGCGGGATATCCAGGAGGAAATTGATCCCAAGTTGTCAAGGATGACGAAAGATGTAGTGGTTGGAGGGAAGGATACAAGGGAAGTGGACAATGATTTCTTCTTAGTGGTTGTGAAGATTTTTGATCACCAG GGCCCGCTTTCATCGACATTTCCCATCGAGAACAGGAAATCCCCAGTTACAATGAAGGCATTAAAGAATCATTTGGATCGGGCAAAGGGTCTACCCTTCGTAAAGCGAATTTCTGATTTCCATCTGCTGCTCTTGCTTGCCAGGTTTCTAGACATTAATGCTGATGTTCCAGCATTGGCAGGATGCGTACAGACACAGGCTACAGTCCCTGAAGGATACCAGCTGCTAATCGAGTCCTTAGCCAGTGCTTCTTGA